Proteins found in one Triticum urartu cultivar G1812 chromosome 4, Tu2.1, whole genome shotgun sequence genomic segment:
- the LOC125552681 gene encoding ABC transporter G family member 22-like, with the protein MDSIMERPMVDGNGGAIGRSKSDQLPPAPASASTAQSLSRTASAETVLSTADVASLSRKSSFGKRSASGGSGAGGNSHGHGRSHIRKSRSAQLKLDMEDLVSSGAALSRASSASLGFSFTFTGFTPPPQDMMSSAELAPFSDDDVDLEAAGATRRKSLMAEPTLPIYLKFAEVKYRVAVKGTPREILSGISGSASPGEVLAMMGPSGSGKTTLLSMLGGRATAADGCISYNDEPFGKSLKRRIGFVTQDDVLFTHLTVKETLTYAALLRLPRTMTREQKKERAMDIIYELGLERCQDTMIGGSFVRGVSGGERKRVCIGNEIIINPSLLFLDEPTSGLDSTTALRIVQLLHDIAETGKTVITTIHQPSSRLFHKFDKLILLGRGSLLYFGKTAEAMPYFSSIGCNPLIAMNPAEFLLDLANGNTNDVSVPSELDDKVHMENQNLQDTNSKINLRPSAQDVHEYLVDAYEHRVAYKEKKKLLAPLPISDDMKATITSSKREWGTNWCQQYSILFCRGLKERRHDYLSWMRITQVIATSVILGLLWWRSDPTTPKGLQDQAGLLFFIAVFWGFFPVFTAIFTFPQERAMLNKERAADMYKLSAYFLARTTSDLPLDLFLPVIFMVIVYFMAGLKASAMRFFLSMLTVFLSIIAAQGLGLAIGATLLDIKKATTLASVTVMTFMLAGGFFVKRVPPFISWLRYLSFNYHTYRLLLKVQYDPVPDILMTSVPLDNGVTEVGALVAMIIGYRVLAYLSLRRVKASNG; encoded by the exons ATGGACTCGATCATGGAGCGCCCGATGGTGGACGGCAACGGCGGGGCGATCGGGCGGAGCAAGTCGGACCAGCTGCCGCCGGCGCCGGCGTCGGCGTCCACGGCGCAGTCGCTCAGCCGGACGGCGTCGGCGGAGACGGTGCTGAGCACGGCCGACGTGGCCAGCCTGTCGCGCAAGTCCAGCTTCGGGAAGCGCTCCGCGTCGGGCGGCAGCGGCGCCGGCGGGAACAGCCATGGCCACGGGCGCAGCCACATCCGCAAGTCCCGGAGCGCGCAGCTGAAGCTGGACATGGAGGACCTCGTCAGCAGCGGCGCCGCGCTCAGCCGCGCCTCCAGCGCCAGCCTCGGCTTCTCCTTCACCTTCACCGGCTTCACCCCGCCGCCCCAGGACATGATGTCCTCCGCCGAGCTCGCGCCCTTCAGCGACGACGACGTCGACCTCGAGGCCGCCGGCGCCACGCGCCGCAAGAGCCTCATGGCAGAGCCCACCCTGCCCATATACCTCAAG TTCGCGGAGGTGAAGTACAGGGTGGCGGTGAAGGGGACGCCGAGGGAGATACTGAGCGGGATATCGGGGTCGGCGAGCCCCGGCGAGGTGCTGGCGATGATGGGCCCGTCCGGCAGCGGCAAGACCACGCTGCTCAGCATGCTCGGCGGCAgggccaccgccgccgacggctgCATCTCCTACAACGACGAGCCCTTCGGCAAGTCCCTCAAGCGCAG GATTGGATTTGTGACTCAAGATGATGTTCTCTTTACTCATCTTACTGTGAAGGAGACACTAACATACGCAGCATTACTTCGTCTCCCAAGAACAATGACAAGGGAGCAAAAGAAAGAACGGGCAATGGACATCATATATGAACTGGGACTCGAGAG GTGCCAGGACACAATGATTGGAGGATCTTTTGTGCGTGGGGTTTCAGGGGGTGAAAGAAAAAGAGTTTGCATCGGAAATGAGATTATAATCAATCCATCTTTGCTTTTCCTTGATGAGCCGACATCCGGGTTGGATTCAACTACAGCACTTAGGATAGTTCAACTTCTACATGACATTGCTGAG ACTGGGAAGACAGTGATCACCACGATCCATCAACCATCCAGCAGGCTGTTTCATAAGTTTGACAAGCTTATCCTCCTGGGCAGGGGAAGTTTGCTCTACTTTGGGAAGACAGCTGAAGCCATGCCCTACTTTTCATCCATTGGATGCAACCCGCTCATCGCAATGAACCCAGCAGAGTTTCTACTGGATCTTGCTAATGGCAACACTAACGATGTGTCTGTTCCTTCCGAATTAGATGACAAGGTGCACATGGAAAATCAGAATCTGCAGGATACTAATTCCAAGATTAACTTAAGGCCTTCAGCACAAGATGTTCATGAG TATCTTGTTGACGCCTATGAGCATCGAGTGGCATATAAGGAGAAGAAGAAGCTTCTAGCACCACTTCCGATCAGTGATGATATGAAGGCAACAATAACATCTTCGAAACGAGAGTGGGGCACAAACTGGTGCCAGCAATATTCCATCCTCTTCTGTAGAGGTCTCAAGGAAAGACGGCATGATTATTTGAGCTGGATGAGAATCACCCAGGTCATAGCTACATCAGTTATCTTAGGTTTGCTCTGGTGGCGCTCTGATCCCACCACACCAAAAGGTCTACAAGATCAG GCAGGCTTACTGTTTTTCATAGCCGTGTTTTGGGGTTTCTTTCCTGTGTTTACTGCCATCTTCACATTCCCTCAAGAGAGGGCAATGTTGAACAAGGAGCGTGCAGCTGACATGTACAAGCTCAGTGCATACTTCTTGGCCAGAACGACAAGTGATCTGCCACTAGACCTTTTCCTCCCAGTCATATTTATGGTGATTGTCTACTTCATGGCAGGCCTCAAAGCAAGTGCCATGCGTTTCTTTCTTAGCATGTTGACCGTCTTTCTCAGCATCATTGCTGCTCAG GGACTAGGACTGGCAATTGGAGCTACCCTCTTGGATATCAAGAAGGCGACTACTCTAGCTTCAGTCACAGTCATGACATTCATGCTAGCAGGAGGGTTCTTTGTAAAG AGGGTTCCGCCATTCATATCCTGGCTCCGGTACCTGTCCTTCAACTACCACACGTACAGGCTGCTGCTGAAGGTGCAGTACGACCCCGTGCCGGACATCCTGATGACCTCCGTACCTCTGGATAACGGCGTGACCGAAGTCGGGGCCCTGGTCGCGATGATCATCGGGTACCGGGTGCTGGCCTACCTGTCCCTCAGGCGAGTGAAGGCTTCGAACGGCTAG